The Zobellia alginiliquefaciens genome contains a region encoding:
- a CDS encoding GNAT family N-acetyltransferase, giving the protein MLKTNFHPSEKHLADIKNWLIEEWNKTNSGFYCNWNIIEDEFAKNNVAVITKNDFAIGFTVYRIYEFQAVIDIAETKPTERKKGIARKLINDTLEYFGQKGILVCELFCSPENSEPFWKRIGFENSPDLPHNSRINMFKPLVETLKPTEKAESETKISLWNCEPYQADREKPKWNWDLNFAEDNETLTKPIIFPVSSDWQVELTKNGQKIVTEKIKRFPIDLADYGSFMIIRKLTE; this is encoded by the coding sequence GTGCTAAAAACAAACTTTCATCCTTCCGAAAAACATCTTGCTGATATAAAAAATTGGCTGATTGAAGAATGGAATAAAACGAACAGCGGATTTTATTGCAATTGGAATATAATTGAAGACGAGTTTGCGAAAAATAACGTAGCTGTAATCACCAAAAATGATTTTGCAATCGGATTTACAGTTTATAGAATCTATGAATTTCAAGCAGTAATCGACATAGCCGAAACTAAACCAACTGAAAGGAAAAAAGGAATTGCAAGAAAATTAATTAATGACACTTTAGAATACTTTGGTCAAAAAGGTATTTTAGTTTGTGAATTATTTTGTTCGCCTGAAAATTCAGAGCCTTTTTGGAAAAGAATTGGGTTTGAAAATTCCCCTGATTTACCACACAACTCAAGAATCAATATGTTCAAACCACTCGTTGAGACTTTAAAGCCGACTGAAAAAGCAGAATCGGAAACAAAAATCAGCTTGTGGAATTGTGAACCTTATCAAGCGGACAGAGAAAAACCAAAATGGAATTGGGACTTGAATTTCGCAGAGGACAATGAGACTTTGACAAAACCGATTATTTTCCCAGTCTCAAGTGATTGGCAAGTGGAATTAACCAAAAACGGACAAAAAATAGTAACGGAAAAAATTAAAAGATTTCCGATTGATTTAGCAGATTATGGTAGTTTTATGATTATCCGAAAATTAACAGAGTGA
- a CDS encoding IS110 family transposase: protein MKHLAGYVGLAPSMYQSGNSQRTMGMTPRANRLLRSYFVEASWQAIRADPIMQAYYRKHQGKNVKSIIVKVARKLLSRTLAVIKTEVPYTIGVIE, encoded by the coding sequence ATCAAGCATTTGGCAGGTTACGTAGGTCTGGCACCAAGTATGTATCAAAGCGGAAACAGTCAAAGGACAATGGGCATGACTCCACGTGCGAACCGTTTATTAAGGAGTTATTTCGTGGAGGCTTCCTGGCAAGCTATCCGTGCAGACCCTATTATGCAGGCTTACTATCGTAAACATCAAGGAAAGAACGTAAAAAGTATTATTGTCAAAGTAGCCAGAAAGCTACTGAGTAGAACCTTGGCGGTAATAAAGACGGAAGTTCCATATACCATTGGGGTTATTGAATAA
- a CDS encoding UPF0158 family protein: MDNFQQNIVKEIAENLDCGNNCYYNLKTKEMVTIPNFSDTSDEQELKEFFRDDLNKIKNHKADFIKFEVLESFESFKIMERFSEQMTDEKFKLKLRDILEKKKPFQNFKNIIDQSDFRQKWFDFKQNELEKIVESQLECGKASAQQHL; the protein is encoded by the coding sequence ATGGATAATTTTCAACAAAATATTGTCAAGGAAATTGCTGAAAATCTGGATTGTGGAAATAACTGCTATTACAATTTGAAAACAAAGGAAATGGTTACAATTCCAAACTTCTCTGACACTTCAGACGAACAAGAATTAAAGGAGTTTTTCCGAGATGACTTAAATAAGATAAAGAACCACAAAGCGGATTTTATAAAATTTGAAGTATTAGAAAGCTTTGAGTCATTTAAAATAATGGAACGTTTCTCTGAGCAAATGACGGACGAAAAATTCAAATTAAAATTAAGAGACATTTTAGAAAAGAAAAAGCCATTTCAGAATTTTAAAAATATAATCGACCAATCAGATTTTAGGCAAAAATGGTTTGATTTTAAACAAAATGAACTCGAAAAAATAGTTGAAAGCCAATTAGAATGTGGAAAAGCCAGCGCACAACAACACCTATAA
- a CDS encoding IS1182 family transposase has product MEYQQKQSRTQLTLYTTCLDDMIAEENSARTIDRFVDGLDLQALGFGPMASQGRPPYDPADLLKLYIYGYLNRIRSSRNLELECARNIELMWLLGNLKPDHNTIARFRKDNPKAIKRVFRATVSIARNHELIGAILIAGDSTKLRAQNSKKNNFNLKKVARHLEYIDKKLEEHQQELAEADGDRKEDIRKLAENRERQRERYLRIQEELRADTSTENPQISTSDPDSRHQIVRGTITEVCYTAQTTVDADHKLLIDYKITNQNDKKAMGGMLRRAKAILSTNAFTALYDKGYHTGSEFKVADDLGVDTLVAVPGIGRASQAPDPAYNAEHFNYDPQRDSYRCPQRHELTSNGNWYRARNYRFKQYKTKACKNCPVRNRCTSAKQNGKILQRSEFTTFIERNARRVEEQPDVYKKRQALVEHPFGTIKRQWGFDHIITKKGIPAAGADFGLIALAYNLKRLIKLGWKPEIRENHRTNILKKPLLTVKRLKDGVLSHISEFMKIPPSFRPISRISQIV; this is encoded by the coding sequence ATGGAGTATCAACAGAAACAATCCCGTACCCAGCTTACCCTCTACACCACTTGTTTGGATGATATGATCGCCGAGGAAAATTCGGCACGCACCATTGACCGTTTTGTGGACGGTCTGGACCTACAGGCCTTAGGGTTTGGGCCCATGGCATCGCAAGGGCGTCCGCCCTATGACCCCGCCGATCTCTTGAAGCTTTACATCTATGGGTATTTGAACCGGATACGTTCGTCCAGAAATTTAGAGTTGGAGTGTGCCCGCAACATCGAACTGATGTGGCTGCTCGGCAACCTAAAACCAGACCATAATACTATTGCCCGTTTTAGAAAGGACAATCCCAAGGCGATAAAACGGGTGTTCCGAGCCACGGTGTCCATAGCCAGGAACCACGAGCTGATCGGCGCAATCCTCATTGCCGGAGATTCCACCAAACTCAGGGCGCAGAACAGCAAAAAGAACAACTTTAACCTAAAGAAGGTCGCACGCCACCTGGAATACATCGATAAAAAGCTCGAAGAACACCAACAGGAGCTGGCCGAGGCGGACGGCGACCGAAAGGAGGATATCCGTAAACTGGCAGAAAACAGGGAACGACAAAGGGAAAGATATCTCCGTATCCAAGAGGAACTACGGGCGGACACCTCCACGGAAAACCCACAGATATCCACAAGCGATCCCGATAGCCGCCACCAAATCGTCAGGGGCACCATAACGGAAGTCTGTTATACCGCACAGACAACGGTGGATGCCGACCATAAGCTCCTGATCGATTACAAGATCACCAACCAAAACGACAAAAAGGCCATGGGCGGTATGCTCAGAAGGGCAAAGGCCATTTTGAGCACCAACGCTTTTACCGCATTATATGACAAAGGCTACCATACCGGAAGCGAGTTCAAGGTGGCCGACGACCTTGGGGTCGACACCCTGGTGGCCGTGCCCGGTATCGGCCGTGCCAGCCAGGCACCGGACCCGGCATATAATGCCGAACATTTCAACTACGACCCACAACGGGACAGCTATCGCTGCCCACAGCGCCATGAGCTTACCAGTAACGGAAACTGGTACAGGGCACGCAACTATCGGTTCAAACAATACAAAACGAAAGCGTGCAAAAATTGCCCGGTGCGCAACCGATGCACATCGGCAAAGCAAAATGGAAAGATATTGCAGCGCAGCGAATTCACAACGTTTATCGAACGTAACGCCCGTAGGGTAGAGGAGCAACCAGATGTTTACAAAAAACGGCAGGCCCTTGTCGAACATCCTTTCGGTACCATAAAAAGGCAATGGGGCTTTGACCACATCATCACCAAAAAGGGAATCCCTGCGGCCGGTGCAGACTTTGGGCTTATTGCATTGGCGTATAATTTAAAAAGACTTATCAAATTAGGTTGGAAGCCCGAAATCAGGGAAAATCACCGAACGAACATCTTAAAAAAGCCTCTTCTAACCGTTAAAAGGCTGAAAGATGGGGTCCTGTCCCATATATCCGAATTTATGAAAATCCCCCCATCTTTCAGGCCCATATCTCGTATATCCCAAATTGTGTAA
- a CDS encoding IS110 family transposase, translating into MNTQQTAFPKLYIGIDIHKRSWKVHCATDLFAGKSFSMSPDPKQLHAYVSKHFKEYEVAVAYEAGCCGYHAHRCFESYGWRSLVVNPTDIHRKGKEKHAKTDRIDAQLIARELKDNRLQSITVPDRKREELRSLFRRRNDLVKDFRRIKSYIKMQLLYFGIKEPEEFDNDHWSHKYRNWLDDIMFEYPTAKATLESRMRFFRFVDQELRDVSTQLRKYCKVHYKKDYLLLRSIPGIGGIVACGILCELGDL; encoded by the coding sequence ATGAACACTCAACAAACTGCTTTCCCGAAGTTATACATTGGTATCGATATTCACAAACGAAGTTGGAAAGTACATTGTGCAACAGATTTGTTCGCAGGTAAGTCTTTCAGTATGTCGCCCGACCCAAAGCAATTACATGCCTATGTTTCAAAACATTTCAAGGAGTATGAAGTTGCCGTGGCCTATGAAGCAGGTTGTTGCGGTTACCATGCCCATCGCTGTTTTGAGAGTTACGGTTGGCGTAGTTTAGTAGTCAATCCGACGGACATTCACAGAAAGGGCAAGGAGAAACATGCCAAGACCGATAGGATAGATGCGCAGTTGATAGCTAGGGAGTTGAAGGATAACCGATTACAGAGTATCACAGTGCCGGATAGGAAACGGGAAGAGCTTCGAAGTTTGTTCAGACGCAGGAACGACCTTGTAAAGGATTTTAGAAGGATAAAGAGCTATATAAAGATGCAGCTGTTGTATTTCGGAATCAAAGAGCCTGAAGAATTTGATAATGACCATTGGAGCCATAAGTACCGCAATTGGCTGGATGATATAATGTTCGAGTACCCAACGGCGAAGGCCACATTGGAGAGTAGAATGCGTTTCTTTCGTTTTGTGGACCAAGAGCTTCGGGATGTATCGACCCAGCTGAGAAAGTATTGCAAAGTGCATTACAAGAAGGATTATCTATTGCTTAGAAGTATACCGGGAATCGGAGGTATCGTGGCGTGCGGCATATTATGTGAACTAGGTGATTTATGA
- a CDS encoding DUF3024 domain-containing protein, with the protein MKNTTIDINESTLKKYVESLRPDNPEIRAQLDFGYSYDGKVALLYEIRPDWNNPKEQQQIEFAKIRFYKSKQEWNLYWMRASGKWELYEPFPKSTHLEKIIQIIKEDKHHCFYG; encoded by the coding sequence ATGAAAAACACCACAATTGACATTAACGAATCGACCTTAAAAAAATACGTGGAATCATTACGTCCGGATAATCCAGAGATTCGTGCTCAACTTGATTTCGGATACTCATATGACGGAAAAGTTGCATTGCTTTATGAAATTAGACCTGACTGGAACAATCCTAAAGAACAACAACAAATTGAATTTGCTAAAATTAGATTCTACAAGTCCAAACAAGAATGGAATCTATATTGGATGCGTGCTAGTGGAAAATGGGAATTGTACGAACCTTTTCCAAAATCAACACATTTGGAAAAAATCATACAAATCATAAAAGAAGATAAACACCATTGCTTTTATGGATAA
- a CDS encoding carboxypeptidase-like regulatory domain-containing protein, with the protein MKRILLIILIGISNLTFAQIGPNLSGKIVDEKLTCLFGVKITNLNSGAESISDQNGGYEIIATENDTLEFQMIGLTTDKIKIEKPTQTLNLIMMDKDVNCLGAIWTERQYRKAYREIEKRLKKLYKKAEKQNVWKNSSC; encoded by the coding sequence ATGAAAAGAATCCTGCTCATAATATTAATTGGCATTTCTAATTTGACTTTTGCTCAAATTGGACCAAACTTGAGCGGAAAAATAGTGGATGAAAAACTGACTTGTTTATTCGGAGTAAAAATCACGAACCTGAATAGCGGAGCGGAATCTATATCTGACCAAAATGGTGGCTATGAAATAATCGCAACGGAAAATGACACTCTGGAATTTCAAATGATTGGACTGACAACTGACAAAATAAAAATTGAAAAGCCGACTCAGACTCTGAATTTGATAATGATGGATAAAGATGTGAATTGTTTAGGAGCAATTTGGACAGAAAGGCAATATCGCAAAGCGTATCGAGAAATTGAAAAACGACTAAAAAAATTATATAAAAAAGCGGAAAAACAGAACGTGTGGAAAAATAGCAGTTGCTAA
- a CDS encoding IS1182 family transposase produces the protein MQGKKEYQEKLFAQFQLSERIPKNNFYRRLKCVLDLEFLYMLTRPYYGESGQKSIDPVVFFKLCLVGYLENIISDRKLIDHCSMRLDILYFIGYDIDEELPWHSTISRTRQLYPESVFEEVFTKVFCMCVEKGMVSGHTQAIDSAPVKANASMDTLEPKVPEDELDEHLRKVRTLSSMDKEAPHRKSKGDRSDKGQRSVTANNKELDAIKGRNKKWAKDQDQRPGAGNKGAKYTSNKTHYSPTDPDARISVKPGKARKLNYLSQLSVDTAHHVITDIRAYHADGKDNQQLQDIVQRLQRRLWQQGFVFENCVADTGYSSGENYAFLESRGLKSFIPAHGTFKGGPDGFVYEQGTDSYRCPQGKTIPFTKEFRDHRTGTRKKEYRARKHICTGCPIRSSCLGKSAQEKKFGVTYYRAEYFRNIARVKSPQGRYMKGKRQSTVEPVFGTLTQFMGLRKINTIGIEQANKVMHLSAIAYNLKKYLKFDQKLVESGVGTPAFATLVKSAFELLFGPSLKRPKLAFPF, from the coding sequence ATGCAGGGAAAAAAGGAGTATCAGGAAAAGCTTTTTGCACAATTTCAACTAAGCGAGCGCATCCCCAAGAACAATTTTTACAGGCGTTTGAAATGCGTTCTGGATTTGGAATTTCTTTATATGCTTACCCGTCCCTATTATGGAGAGAGCGGCCAGAAGAGCATCGACCCCGTTGTGTTCTTCAAGTTATGTCTTGTAGGCTACTTGGAGAACATCATCAGCGACCGTAAGCTTATCGACCATTGTTCTATGCGCTTGGATATACTATATTTCATAGGCTACGATATCGACGAGGAGCTGCCATGGCATTCTACCATAAGCCGTACCCGCCAACTTTACCCGGAGTCGGTATTCGAGGAAGTGTTCACCAAAGTCTTTTGCATGTGTGTTGAGAAGGGGATGGTCTCCGGTCATACCCAGGCGATCGACAGTGCGCCCGTGAAAGCGAACGCTTCTATGGATACCTTGGAGCCCAAGGTACCGGAAGATGAACTTGACGAGCACCTTAGAAAGGTACGTACCCTTAGTTCGATGGATAAAGAAGCGCCCCACCGCAAGAGTAAAGGCGACAGGTCGGATAAAGGACAACGAAGTGTTACCGCCAACAATAAGGAACTTGATGCGATAAAGGGCAGGAACAAGAAATGGGCAAAAGATCAGGATCAGAGACCGGGCGCAGGTAACAAAGGAGCAAAGTATACGAGCAACAAGACCCATTACAGCCCTACCGACCCCGATGCCAGGATAAGCGTAAAGCCGGGCAAGGCCAGAAAGCTGAACTACCTCAGTCAGTTGAGCGTCGATACCGCCCATCATGTGATCACGGACATCAGGGCATACCATGCCGATGGAAAGGACAACCAGCAGTTACAGGATATCGTACAACGCCTACAAAGAAGATTATGGCAACAGGGCTTCGTTTTTGAGAACTGCGTGGCCGACACGGGCTATAGCAGTGGCGAGAACTATGCCTTTTTGGAAAGCAGGGGGCTCAAGAGTTTCATACCCGCCCACGGAACCTTCAAGGGAGGTCCCGATGGTTTCGTTTATGAACAAGGGACGGACAGCTACCGCTGTCCCCAAGGGAAAACCATACCGTTCACCAAGGAGTTCAGGGACCATCGCACGGGAACAAGAAAGAAGGAATACAGGGCAAGAAAGCATATCTGCACCGGGTGCCCCATACGCAGTAGCTGCCTGGGCAAAAGTGCACAGGAGAAGAAGTTCGGCGTCACTTATTACCGTGCGGAATATTTTCGTAACATCGCCCGGGTGAAGAGCCCCCAAGGACGCTATATGAAGGGTAAGCGGCAAAGCACGGTAGAGCCCGTATTCGGAACGTTGACCCAGTTCATGGGACTGAGGAAGATAAATACCATCGGGATCGAACAGGCCAACAAGGTAATGCACCTATCTGCGATCGCCTACAATCTGAAAAAGTATCTGAAATTCGACCAAAAACTTGTGGAAAGCGGGGTAGGAACACCCGCTTTTGCAACACTTGTCAAAAGTGCCTTTGAATTACTGTTCGGTCCTTCTTTAAAGCGTCCAAAATTAGCTTTCCCTTTCTGA
- a CDS encoding DUF2750 domain-containing protein, translating into MNHQKIENVFNLKPSERYGFLVRKVADFEQVFLISDKNGDYVTCSNGETECIPVWPEMEFAMEFLNSDWIDHNVVRVELSPFLEWLDKLEQENYLIGAFPNRVFDAIVIKPSEMKSHLIFECEQYE; encoded by the coding sequence ATGAACCATCAAAAAATCGAGAACGTTTTTAACTTAAAACCATCCGAGAGGTATGGTTTTTTAGTGCGTAAAGTTGCTGATTTTGAGCAAGTATTCCTTATTTCGGACAAAAATGGAGATTACGTTACTTGTTCGAATGGCGAAACGGAATGTATTCCGGTATGGCCTGAAATGGAGTTCGCAATGGAGTTCCTAAACTCGGACTGGATTGATCATAATGTTGTGAGGGTAGAATTAAGTCCGTTTTTGGAGTGGTTAGATAAGCTAGAACAGGAAAATTATTTGATTGGAGCATTTCCGAATCGCGTATTTGATGCAATTGTCATTAAACCGAGTGAAATGAAAAGCCATTTGATTTTTGAATGCGAACAATACGAATAA